Proteins encoded within one genomic window of Rubidibacter lacunae KORDI 51-2:
- the nuoK gene encoding NADH-quinone oxidoreductase subunit NuoK translates to MQNIEGILHLEYFLLLAAALFCIGIYGLVTSRNVVRVLMSVELLLNAVNINLMGFSNFIDPVGIRGQVFAVFVITVAAAEAAVGLAIVLAIYRNRNTVDMEQFNLLKW, encoded by the coding sequence ATGCAAAATATCGAAGGCATCCTTCACCTGGAATACTTCCTATTGCTGGCAGCAGCGCTGTTCTGCATCGGCATCTACGGACTCGTAACCAGCCGAAACGTCGTACGGGTTTTGATGTCGGTCGAACTGTTGCTCAATGCTGTCAACATCAACTTGATGGGGTTTTCGAACTTCATCGATCCTGTTGGTATCAGGGGGCAGGTCTTTGCCGTGTTCGTGATTACGGTGGCAGCCGCAGAGGCAGCAGTCGGGCTGGCGATCGTGCTGGCAATATATCGCAACCGCAACACGGTTGATATGGAACAGTTCAACTTACTAAAGTGGTAG
- a CDS encoding NADH-quinone oxidoreductase subunit J, producing MNLAEGVQLVTFFILAVLMVVTAMGVVLLQNIVYSAFLLGGVFVSISGLYLLLNADFVAAAQILIYVGAVNVLILFAIMLVNKREEFPATTRSWVRRGATALVCAGLFALLSAMILTTPWSTAGGFAAEGSIVAIGQHFFSDYLLPFELASVLLLMAMVGAIVLARRDLIPDVPAEGMQPKAFTLQERPRELIGVGNNTPSVPEE from the coding sequence GTGAACTTAGCAGAAGGCGTCCAACTCGTAACGTTCTTTATCTTGGCAGTGCTGATGGTCGTCACGGCTATGGGCGTAGTATTGCTGCAGAACATTGTCTATTCTGCATTTTTGCTCGGCGGCGTATTCGTCAGCATCTCCGGGTTGTACCTGCTCTTGAACGCAGACTTCGTTGCGGCAGCGCAGATTTTGATCTACGTCGGGGCAGTGAACGTCCTAATTTTGTTTGCGATCATGCTCGTGAACAAGCGCGAAGAATTTCCAGCTACGACGCGCAGCTGGGTTCGACGCGGAGCGACCGCATTGGTCTGTGCTGGACTGTTTGCGTTGCTGAGCGCGATGATCCTGACGACACCGTGGTCGACAGCAGGCGGTTTTGCTGCCGAGGGTTCGATCGTCGCCATTGGGCAGCACTTCTTCAGCGATTACTTACTGCCTTTTGAGTTGGCGTCGGTGTTGCTGTTGATGGCAATGGTTGGCGCGATCGTTCTCGCTCGCCGCGACTTGATCCCAGATGTGCCGGCTGAGGGCATGCAGCCAAAAGCTTTCACGCTACAGGAACGCCCGCGCGAGTTGATCGGGGTTGGTAATAATACGCCGTCCGTTCCCGAAGAATAA
- the ureA gene encoding urease subunit gamma: MQLSPQEKDKLMIFTAALLAERRKARGLKLNHPEAVAYVTAAILEGARDGQTVAELMSYGTTLLTRADVMDGVAEMVEDVQVEATFPDGTKLVTVHNPIQ, encoded by the coding sequence ATGCAACTTTCCCCGCAAGAGAAGGACAAGTTGATGATTTTTACCGCCGCGTTATTGGCAGAGCGGCGAAAAGCGCGGGGCTTGAAGCTCAATCACCCCGAAGCAGTTGCGTACGTAACGGCAGCGATTTTAGAAGGCGCGCGCGACGGACAGACGGTTGCCGAGCTGATGAGCTATGGCACGACACTACTAACGCGAGCAGACGTCATGGATGGCGTTGCCGAGATGGTCGAGGACGTGCAAGTCGAGGCGACATTTCCCGACGGAACGAAACTTGTAACCGTTCACAATCCAATTCAGTAG